Genomic window (Thermoanaerobaculia bacterium):
ACGACCATCGATCACGCGAGTCTCACGAAAAGAAGGTGACGGTTTCACTGGCTTCTCCCAAAAAAATTCGGGGAATCTTACCCGACTTTGACGAACGCCTTGGGGTCGGTCCACTGCCCCTGCTCGAAGAGGAACTTCGTCCCCTTGTCGACGATCAGCTGGCCGTCGTCGGGAGAGACCGAGATCGCGGCGCGCTCGAGCGCGCGCGGCGCCGGCCCCTCGAAGTTGATTCCGGAGATGTAGTAGCCCGAGCCGTGGCACGGGCACTTGAACTTGTTCTGCGCGGCGAGCCAGTTCGGCGTGCAGCCGAGATGCACGCAGACGGCGATCAGCGAGTAGATCTCCGCCGTGTTGCGGACGATCCAGACGCCGTACTTCTCTTTCCAGCGTTCGTCGACGCCGAGGCCGTAGTCCGCCGGCGGCCCCGCCTTGAAGAGCGTCGGGGGCTCGAAGAGGACGTTCGGAAAGAGGAAGCGCAGCATCGCGGTCGCGCCGGCTCCGACCGCCGCGGCGAAGCCGATCCACGCGATCGTCATCCACTTGACGGCGTCGCGCCGGCTCATCCCCTCCGAGGTTGCGGACTCGTCCGGCGTCGTCCGGCTCGAGACGATCTTCGGCTCCCGCGCCGCCATCAGTTCCCCTCCATCCCTCGAGTCACGATATCAAAAGCGCCGAGTCCGTCAAGGAGACGGGAAGACTCCGTCCGTCCGCTGTCGAGGACGCGATGTCGGCATCCGTCGAGGACGCAGGAACGATGTCCGTCGAGGACCGGAGAGCGACGCCCGCTCAAGGACGGCCCCCGATCGAGCGCATCGCCGCGCGCGCCGCGTCGCGGACCTTCAGGCTCGGATCGCTCGCGGAGAGCTTCGACAGCGCGGCGAGGGCGTCGCGGTCGCCGATGAGCGCCTCCGCCTTCGCGGCCGACACGATCGCTTCCTCGGCCTGCGCCGGCGAAAGCTTCTCGGCCTGCCGCGCGAGCGACGGGCGATCGAGCATCGAGTGGAGCACTTCCTTCCCCGCCGGATCGCGAAGCTCCGCGAGCGCGATCGCCGCGTTCCACCGAACGTCGGCCGCATGGTCGGCGGTCATCGCGGTGAGACGCGGAACCGCGCGCGGGTCACCGAGCTTGCCGAGGACGTACGCCGCCATCTTGCGCGCCCCGGGA
Coding sequences:
- a CDS encoding Rieske 2Fe-2S domain-containing protein; the encoded protein is MAAREPKIVSSRTTPDESATSEGMSRRDAVKWMTIAWIGFAAAVGAGATAMLRFLFPNVLFEPPTLFKAGPPADYGLGVDERWKEKYGVWIVRNTAEIYSLIAVCVHLGCTPNWLAAQNKFKCPCHGSGYYISGINFEGPAPRALERAAISVSPDDGQLIVDKGTKFLFEQGQWTDPKAFVKVG